The following nucleotide sequence is from Trifolium pratense cultivar HEN17-A07 linkage group LG2, ARS_RC_1.1, whole genome shotgun sequence.
taatttttccttcaaaaaacaTATAGCtgttatttaaaaatcaagtttttaaaggaaataaaaaatctattttttttatgtaaagaaaaagatattcttataaaaaagaaattaccaAAAcaaagggtgtgtttggtaacacaaataagctagattatagcttattatatgaacttataagcttgtttcaaaaaattaggcactgtttggtaagtTTAATAacctagcttatagcttattggactagcttataagcttgtttgataaaaatgtgaagtgtttggtaacgagcttctctaactagcttatagctttttttgagatgctattttaAGTAGCGCATGAGCTtatatagcttatagctttttcattttattctatatttacccttattagttttatttaattatttttttaaaattatgtaataacatatacccactaacacttacaaaaaaaaaaaaactgcacaCTAACCATATACTTTTACGTTATTTTGTACTTACAATAGttaaatttgccaaacactttaattttattcgactagcttttcagctataagctaccagctatcaactataagctagtttttcagctataagctagaggtgtttggtaacaagcttttttttactagcttataactttttttcagatgttatttcaagtagcgtttgggcttatagcttatagtttctacactttattccatttttaccctttaatttaataactactcattatcaattatgtcattttatatttattaaccactttaaaagctaattttactaaacacttTGATTACAATTagctaacttttcagctatcgGCTAtaagcttatttttaccaaatacaAGTAACAAActcctgtcaaaaaaaataacaaattatgtCACATGTcccaaaattccaaaatatcGGCAAAtgagtttctttttcttttttaataaaaaatctttttttttctttgacagaTTTTCTTGATTTGTTTTTTGGGTTACaagatttttttgattttttttggctttaatgcagttttgatccccctattttgaaaaacctgaacttttgatccccctattttaaaactcagcacttttgatccccctattttagttttttgttagttttagtcccccacctcaatttggtcaaacttttgcttatgtgtcatgctcactgatgacgtggcattgtacatgtggaaaaaCAATTTCCTTAGATAGTGTCCCGAGCCCcaatcttttgcttctttgattGCAGTGATGTAAACACGATCATCTTTAAGGAATCCCATTGCAAAACATGCATCTCTATAGGTCAAATATTGTGTGTCACCAATTTTTCTGACATCATCATAGCAAgttgtccacatgtacaatgccacgtcatcagtgagcatgacacattagcaaaagtttgaccaaattgaggtgggggactaaaactaacaaaaaactaaaatagggggatcaaaagtgctgagttttaaaatagggggatcaaaagttcaggtttttcaaaatagggggatcaaaactgcattaaagccattttttttttgggttacaagATTTTCTTGATCCTAAAGTTATTGAATAAGAAAATCTCAAGATTTTAtacaaactttctttttttcaagTTTAAGAAATATTTGCCAAAAAAGATTCTCTTCGGATAATAatcaaattaacataaaattaaaaccATCCAATCACATCAATAGTTACAAATTATCTTTGATATCAATTAAAAACAACTCATCACCTCAACTATATAAGAATGGACTATATATGTGTTACTTCATAAactaactctctctctctctcattgaTCTTGTGCAAGTATGCGTCCACCAATGAAGAGAATCGATTACAATGTAGGAGACAAAGTAGAAGTGTGTTGCAAAGAAGAAGGGTTTGTTGGATCATATTATGAAGCCACAATTGTTTCATGTCTTGATAATGGAAAGTATGTTGTTCGTTACAAGAACCTTCTTAAAGATGACGAGTCTGGACTTCTTACTGAAGCATTATTTCCAAAGGATCTTCGTCCATTACCGCCACGTGTTCGTAATCCTCCTAAGTTCCAACTCAATCAAAAAGTTGATGTTTTTGATAAAGATGGTTGGTGGGTTGGGGAAATTACAAGCGAGAAGATCCGTATGCAAAAGAGTTATTACTATAACGTGTATTTCGACTATACCAATCAAAACATTTACTACCCTTGTGATCAAATAAGGGTTCATCATGAGTTGTCGTTTAGTGGAGAGTGGATCTTGGAAGCTTAAATCATATCATGATATTTATTCAAGGCTCTTTGTTCTTGTCGCATAATATTGTTATCATGTTAATGTTATGGAATTAGAATATATGGTTTTGTAAGAATCACATTACATTTATAATTTGTAGGCATATTGGCcctttattttatgtattttcaaCTATTTGGCAATAATATAACaactattttcttttgttatttattggtgttttcttttcgcatatatatttttttggttgaaaacAGGTTAATCATAACACTGTTATTATTGTGCTTTTCTTTTCATCCCAATATGCAGAATTTGTGTGTTCATTGCATAAAGCCATAAACTAGTTTTCAGTTGCATTAGAAAAATAGGAGCATAAACAAGTCAAGCTGAGAACTTGAAATTTAGAtttgaataatttatttgaaCAATCCTTCTTAACTTAATGACAAAATAGAAGTGTGTTCCAGAGCCTAAGCCACTGCCTAACCTTAATGGCAAAAAGAATGTGTTTTAAAATAGTGGTACTTGGCATGATATCATGCAGTTTATAATATATGGCTTACATTGCAATTAAGTCATCAAGCAGCAATAACTGGGGAAGTTTCTATTAAACCATATCCATTCTGCTAGTTCACACCAATAGCCTACATATGATTAAGAAAATGTGAGAAGAATGTCAAAAGGACAATTCCTGCTTCTGAGTAACAAATGCGAGAAGTACCAAACCTCAAAAAACTTGTTGATGTATGAAAAACTCATTTTTATCACGCGGTGTTGACCAGACTCGTCATCATACAACTGTGAAACCATATCCATTCTTTAAATAGTAATACCTTCGAGTTTCTCACAGTTTCTCACAAGCTCTTTCATATGCATGCCAAGGAGGCAGCATACTTAGAAATCTGTCCCCAATTTCAGTAGGTACAATGCCTCGAAAAAATTCACTGCTTCATCAATAATTCATAAGCCACGTCCCTATGATATACAACATCAGTGCTATGTTTAAAGACAAGAATCAAGCTCCAATTAATCTTTTCACAATTAATAACAACAGACTTTTGCGTCACTGCTTCATCAATAATTCATAAGCCACGTCCCTATGATAGTTTTATcaactacttttttttataaaagtcatCATGGCTCTTCTGAAAGAACCATTGCCAAATTGTCACAATAAACTTTATGAAAGATTACAAACTTGATGCAAAAGATTTTGATGGGTTAGCATAACACCTTTTGGATTCTCGGTAGCAATATCACCAGAGTAGGAATGTCATCAGATTTTATTGCTTCAAACACATAGTGGTTCTCGATTACTTCTGTTTTTGCTAATTAAGATAATGACCAATATATCATCTCCTTTGCAAAATAAATgaacaaataaagaaaagaatgtataaaaagaaaaagaagaatgaaGCATCAGTCATATCTATCTCAATTCGGAATTTGGGACACAGTTACATTTTTGGCTTCTAAGTGGTCATTCCTATCTAAGATTTGCATTAAGATCGGGACCCATATgcataaaaagagaaaagaatacggacacctctatgattaggtgtGTCATGGTGTCCGACATGTGTCAGATAGCTCATACCGTCggaaaaaactcaatttttccttttctttgacACTCTTTTGACCGGTGTCCGACATGTGTTAGATagcttctctttctcttttctttctctgttTCTATGCGTTCTGTTTCTGTTTatgttcttcttcttgttgttcTTTGAGTGGTTATGGGTGAAAGTTTGGATGTGGTGTTATGGTGTGGTGGTTTGATGTTGAAGATGGAGGTGAGATTGGGTTGTAGTGATGGTGGAGATGTGTTTTGTTCAACCTTTCAAATTTTacttctttgattttttggttgtactgttttcatctcttttttctttttggttatgGACTGAAGATTGTGGTGGTTGTGAAGAGAGATTACAGTGTTTTTTGCTCTGAAATGTTACCTCTACGTATACtagaaaattagggttttagGTGAATAAAATGACATAAGAGAGCTTCAATTTACAGCAATGGCAAAGGAAAaagtcaattaaaaaaaaagatagcaAGACTAAATTTCAAAGAAGGAGAGGAGATGCAGGGCAGTTACGAACTTACGACAGTACCAGCAACAACGTGttgctctgttttttttttgtccttttttattattattttttattttattaaatagtctattcgtcctaaaatataaggaaaaattgatcgaaaaaaattgatgtatttggttaaacattggactaaatacattccAATTTTTCCTTATACTTTGGGAAAGAGTGagtataaattaataataataataataataataataataataataataataataaaatgaaataaaagaaaaaagggCGGGGGCGATGCAACACAGATGCTGAGGGTTGGACAAAAAATAGAGTAATGTCTGAACCCAATAAAACCCGCCCAAAAATTAGagattttgggg
It contains:
- the LOC123911430 gene encoding protein AGENET DOMAIN (AGD)-CONTAINING P1-like — translated: MRPPMKRIDYNVGDKVEVCCKEEGFVGSYYEATIVSCLDNGKYVVRYKNLLKDDESGLLTEALFPKDLRPLPPRVRNPPKFQLNQKVDVFDKDGWWVGEITSEKIRMQKSYYYNVYFDYTNQNIYYPCDQIRVHHELSFSGEWILEA